The genomic DNA CCGCCCCTTCTCGTCCGGCGCGCAGAGCTTCCCGATCGCCAGCCCGGTGATCTTCACCCCTTCCTCGCAGGTGAAGTTCGGCCCCCGGTCGGACATCGTATAGACGATGTCCGGCGCATCCCCCGGCCGGCGATAGGCAGCGGAGCCGATCCCCACCGTCAGCTCCAGCGTCTTGCCATCCGGAAAGCGTACCGTCCCGAGCCTCATGCCCGGATCGTGGTCGTCCAGGATGGTGATCTGCGGCTCCGCGGCACGCGCCGCCGGCGACAGGAACAGGAAGCCGCCCACCAGGCAGGGCAGGGCCAGGCAGGTGGCGGCAAGCAGAAGGCGACGCATCCGCACTCCGGATTCTGTGATCTCAGGCGGCGGCGGATGTAACCGCTCCCCGCGCCACCGCGTGTGACGCTCCTGTGACGTTTGCGCCCGGCCACTCCGACCGCCGGAACCGCATGGACGATTCATGCAGTATTCGTAATGATGCGCTGGAATCGCCCCGCCGCTCCGCCGAATCCGGCGGCCGCGAACAAGGCCGGACCCACCGGCCCTCCGTCCAGGACAGAAAGACAGAACCGCGCATGTCATCCCGAGACCTTTCGCGACGCGCCGCCCTCGGCCGCACCCTGGGCCTCGCCGCCCTGGCGGCCCCCTTCGTGGCCACCTCGCGCCCCGCCCGGTCCCAGGCCGGCTGGCCCACCCGCCCCGTCACCCTGGTGGTCGGCTTCCCGCCCGGCGGCCAGACCGACTTCGCCGCTCGCATCGTTCAGCCCGGCATCGGCAAGGTCCTCGGCCAGACCCTGGTGATCGAGAACCGCGGCGGCGCCGGCGGCAACCTCGCCACCGAGGTGGTCGTGCGCGCGAAGCCCGACGGCTACACCCTGATGGCCTCCAACTCCTCCCCCATGGCCATCAACCCCCACACCTTCCCCAACATGACCGTCAATCCGCTGGAGATGGTGAACATCGGCCTCGCCCTGCGCTCGGCCATGGTCCTCTGCGTCCACCCCTCCGTCCCGGCCCGGAACATCGCGGAATTCACCGCCTGGGTGAAAGCCCAGAAGGACATCCCCGACTACGGCATCGCCTCCGCCGGCAGTCTCTCCCACTGCACCTCGGAACTCTTCCGCGCCCGTGCCGGCCTGCCCGCGATGCAGAGCATCCCCTACCGTGGCTCCGGCCCCGCCATGCAGGACTTCATCGCCGGCCGCTTCCCCATGATGTTCGACGCCGCCTCCGTGGTCGCGCCCTTCGTCAAGGCCAACCAGATCCGCGCCATCATGGTCACCAGCGAGAAGCGCGTCCCCGCCTTCCCCGATGCCGCGACCGCCCAGGAACAGGGCCTCGACGACTTCATCGTCAGCTCCTGGATCGGCATCTCCGGCCCCCGCGGCACCCCGCCCGAGGTCGTGGCCCGGGTCAACGCCGCCCTCAACGAGGCCCTCTCCGACCCCGCCGTGCGCGACCGCATCACCAGCCAGGGCGACGAGCCCGGCGGCGGCACGCCGGAAAGCTTCGACAAGCTCGTCCGCAGCGACCACGCCCGCTGGGGGCAAGTGGTCAAGGCCAACAACATCACCAGCGCCGGCTGAACCGGGCCGATCCCCGACAGGCACCCGGCCCGCCCGTCGCGGGCCGGACCTGCCCGATCAAATTGGTACGATTTCGCACCAAACTCCTCCGAACGCAGGACGCGCCACACCCGCCCAACGGCTTCATTCCTCCCCGGACCCGCCCCATCCGGCGCCACCCCCGGCCCCGCCCACGGATCGCCCGGAGGAACAGGAAAGCGAAGCCCCGCCATGATCACCGGCCACCTCGCCAGCCCGCACCCGCTGCCAGCCCTCTCGTCCCTGCTGCTCTTCCTCCTCGGCTACGCCGCCATCCTCGCCATCCCCGGCCCCAACCTCCTGGCCGTCGGCCTCGTCTCCGCCCTGCGCGGCCCCCGTGGCGCCGCACCCCTCTGCGCCGGCATCGCCCTCGGCGCCGCCACCCTGGCCGCCGCCATCGCCCTGACCCTGGAGGCCACCGCCCGCCTCCCCGGCCTGCCCGGCACCTTGCACGGGATCGGCGCCCTCCTCCTCCTCGGCACCGCCGCCTCCCTCGCCTGGCCCCGCCCGGCCAGCCCCGCGCCCCATGCCCCCACGGCTGGCATCCCCGAAACCCCGCCCGCCCGCTTCCAGGCCGAAGGGCTCATGGCCTTCGGCGCCGGCTTCTGCACCGCCGCCGCCAACCCGGTGACCACCAGCTTCTTCGCCGGCGCCTTCGCCCAGCTCCGTGCCGAGGGCTCCGGCCTCGTCCCCCTCGCCATCCCCGGCGTCGCCCTCACCGCGCTGCTCTTCTTCCTGGGCATCGCCCAGCTCCTGTCCCGCCCCCTGGCCCGCCGCGCCGCCCTGGCCTGGCAGCGCCCGCTGCGCCTAGGAGCCGCCACCCTCCTGGCCGTCCTGGCCACCGCCATCCTCGTCCGCCCGGCCCCGCCGCCTTCCCCGCCACCCCTGGTCCTGATCCGCACCCCCTGACACAAGCACGAAAAAGGGGAGCCCCTCCGGGACTCCCCCATCCACGCCATCCCGGAAACAGGGCAGGGACCACGCCCCGGACCCACCTCCGGGAAGGCAGCCCCAAAGAATCAGCCCCGGAAGAACCGCCCCCAGGGAATCAACCCCACGAGCGGCACCCCCCGAAGCCCGGCGCCACCCGCCCGGCAAACCCCGCCTACCGCCCCGGCACCACCATCTCCGCCTTCCGCGCCCCGCAACCCGCGGCCACCACCGCCTCCCGCGGCACCGCCCCGGCCCCGCGCGCCACCCCCGCCAGGCTGTTCAGCACCAGCGCCCCGATCACCAGCGCCACCCCCGCCAGCTCCGCCCCCACCGGCACGCGCCCACCCACGACAGCGACCACGAAGGCCGTCACCGGCACCAGATTGATGAACAACACCCCCCGCGCCGCCCCCATCGCCCGCATCCCGGCATTCCAGCCGAGCACCCCCAGCACCGAGGCCACGCCGATCAGATACCCCAGCTCCGGCCAGGCCCCCGCCAGCACCGCGCCCCCCGGCCATTGCGCCCAGCCCCCCGCGAACGCCGCCACATCCAGCGCCAGGATGGTCAGCACCCCCAGCGCACAACTCAAAGCCGTGTACCGCAGCCCCGACCACCCCGGGAAAGCCGCCGCCCCCAGCGTGTAGAACACCCACAGCGCCGCCCCGATGAAGATCAGCGCCTCCCCGCGCCCGGCCCCGCCCTGCACCAGCGCCAGCGGCGCCCCGCGCGTCACCACCAGCACCACCCCCGCCAGCCCCAGCGCCACCGCCAGCAGCACCCGCCCCGCCGGCCACCGCCGCGCCCGCCACGCCGCCACCGCCACCGCGATCAGCGGCATCGTCGCCGGGATCACCGCCGCATGCTCCGGCTGCGCCACCCGCAGCCCCAGGAAGGCCAGCACCCCGAACCCGGCAAACCCCAGCGTCCCCAGCCACCACAGCCGCCACCCGCGCCCCTCCAGCCGCAGCGCGCCCACCCCTTCCACCAGCACCAGCAGCACCAGGAACACCGGCGCCGTCACGCCGTATCGCAGCAGCGTCAGCGTGAACGGGTCCACCACACCCATCAGCGGCTTCGTCACCGCGAACATCCCGCCCCAGGCAACCGCCGTCCCCGCCAGCATCGCCCCGCCCTGTAACCAAACCGGCACCCGCATCATCGGACCGCTCCATTGCTGTCTCACAACACCCTGCAACATGACCGTGGACAGCCGCACAAGAAACGCGCCTCTTCCCACAATGCCCGCGCAGAAACGCACACCCCCAACCACCACCCCACCGAGCAACCCCCCGCCGCCCCACACCCCCGCACCACGCCCCCGCGACCCCGACCGCGCCCTCGCCGATTGGGACCGCCTCCGCACCCTCCTCGCCCTGCGCCGCGGCGGCACCCTCTCCGCCGCTGCCCGCAGCCTCGGCGTCGATCACACCACCATCGCCCGCCGCCTCGACTCCCTCGAACGCGACCTCGACACTCCCCTCTTCACCCGTACCCCGGACGGCTTCACCCCCACCCCCACCGGCGAACAACTCCTCGCCGCCGCCGCCCGTATGGAGGCGGAGGTCACCGGCCTCCTCCGCCGCCTCGACGGCGCCCCCTGCGGCCTCACCGGCACCATCCGCCTCACCACCACCCCCCACCTCGCCACGTCGCTCATCGCCCCCAGCCTCGCCCCCTTCCTGGCCCAGAACCCCGGCCTCCAGGTCGAGCTCGTCGGCGACGCCCGCGCCTTCGACCTCTCGCGGAGAGAGGCCGACCTCGCCCTCCGCCTTTCCCGCCCCGACACCCCCGGCCTCGTCGCCCGCCGCCTCGGCAGCCTCGCCTTCGCCTTCTACGCCGCCGCCCACGACCCCCGCCCCTTCGAGGACCAGCCCTTCCTCGCCTATGGCGACAGCGTCAGCCACGCCGCCATCCACCGCCATTTGGCCGACCTCGTCCCGCCGGAACGCATCGCCCTCCGCGCCAACTCCATGCACGCCTTGCAGGAGGCCGCCCGCACCGGCCTCGGCGCCACCCTCCTCTCCTGCTTCTCCGGCGAATCCGATCCCGCCCTGCGCCGCCTGCCCGCCCCCCGCGCCATGACACCGCTCCCCCTCTGGCTCCTCTTCCACGAGGACCTGCGCCGCAGCCCGCGCCTCCGCGCCGCCGTCGCCTTTCTGGACAGCACCATCGCCGCCCATCGCGGCGCCCTGTTGCCGGTGGGGTTTCCGTTCGATCCGCTAGATTGAGGCTGGGGGGGGGGCGTGCCGCGCCGGGGGAGGGGAGGGGTGTTCCGGCCTCGCGCCGTCCTCGGGGGAAGGCTCCGCCTTGCCCCCGAACCCCCATCCGCCAGGAACCTGAGGTTCCTGGACCTCCCGTTTGCTAGTTCGTATTTGCCAGCGAGGACCGCAATGGATGGGACATCGGACAATAGCTTTTGCTGCGCCTAAGTTCCGCTGTGTGCCCATACTGGACGGTTAGCTTAGCCACCCGGCTTCTCGGAAGCGGATATCTGTCCGTTTGCCAATCGCCGACCGAGGCGGACAGGAAGTGGCTATAGAGAAGGCCCGGTGCCAGACGACGCGGTCTTCCACTATGAGGATATCAAGATTGCCCTGAACCTCGAGCCGCAGCTACACCCACGCATAGCGGAGGTCTTTCACCCAGAGGAGCGTGGAAATGCTGTGCCTGATGGCGTAGGCGGCGCCAAGGCCGAGGGCGTGCTCATGGAACATGCGCTCATTTGCGACAAGCGGGTGTTCGCTGGTGCCGCCTGTCCCTGCCGTGAGCCTGACGATGTGCGACACGTCATTAGCCATATTCTGGCCAATGACCTCGGTGACGGCCACCATGGAACGAGCGGGAACCACAAGTGACGGTCTCAGTTCCCGTGCACCCTGGATGAGACGCATGGCTTCCACGTTGAAGAGGTGGTTCGCGAAGCCAAAGAGGCCTTGCGCGGTTCTGCTACCGTTCCCCTCCGAGTACCACGACCACCACGCCTGAACGGGCGTCCGAACACGCACGAGGGGTGCGAGCGGGGTAGACTGTCCCTCGGCCTGCACCTCCGTCCGACGCCATTCCTCTAAACTCTCGCAGAGGTCTGGGTCGTCGCCTAGTTCCCTGCGGAGTTCCTCCCATTCGTGACGGGTGACGAGAGGGAAGGTGGTCGCCACTGGCGGGCAGTACTCCATGCCTGTTCCGTTCAGCCTCGGGCGCCCATGAATGTAGAAGGGCGATTTTCCGCCGATGGCCGGTGCAGGCCTGATGTAAGTCACTCCGTCAACGTCGAACTGTGTGTCGCGGACCGGCCCTTTTGACGCCTTTGAGAGGCTCTCAGGCCGAAAGAGCTCTGTCATGAAGGCGTCGGTGAGGGCTGACCACGCCTCCCTGACGAAATCGGCCTCACGAAAAGGCACCGCAGCATTTAGAGGAACGATGTCGATTGGCCAAAGAAAGTACCCATCGAAACCGTCAGAGTGGTAGTAGCAGCCGGATACGATGATAACGTCAATCTCGGATGTGTCGTTCCTCGCCCGCGCCGCCGCAAGCGCCGCGATCTGCTGATGGCTTAGTGTAGTGAAGCCATTATTTACGACCCATAGGACGGAGCACACGGCCCCAGGCTCTTCTATCCTCGACTGCTTTAGCTGCTTCGCCGCCTTGGTAACCGCTGTCTTAATCGGGCCTACGACCGCTTGGTCAAACGCTCGGCGTTCTTGCTCCGGGAGGGCCTCACGGTCGAGCACGACGACAGGCCGGTCGAGGGTATGGCTCCGAAAGATGCGCGCGAGCTTCGCTTGGCGATCTGGCTTCTCGAAACCTTCCTCGTCAAGGCACTTGAGTTCAATAATGGAAGTGCCAAGCCGGAAGTCTGCGCCAACGACGTTCCGCACTGTGGGGTCGGCATGGAGCCACGCGCCACCGACCGCTTGGATTGCTGCATGGATGTCCCCCTCGTCCAGGGGGCGAACTTGCATGGCGTCCATCTTGCCGAGGCCTATTGCCATGGTCAGATGGTAGCACGTTAGCAAGTTTCCGGTTGTGGTCGCATAGCGCCCAAGCCGACGGTAACGACGTGGCTTCCTCGGCGCGCACCAGACCCTTGGCAGAGACCGCGATGCCGAGCCCAACGAGTCGGAAGCTCGTTGGTATATTGACAAAAGGAAAATATTCCTATATTTCCTGTATTACCCCTACCCGGAGCTCCCCGCCCCATGCCCAGCTCCCCCACCCTCCCCGACCCCGCCTGGGCCGCCCTGGCCCCCACCTCCCCCCTCTCGCCCCCCAGGGCCGCCGCACGGCCTCCCTCCGCACTCGGATGGAGGCCATCTTCCACCACGCCGCCACCCCCGGCGCCCCTTGGGCTTCCCTCCCGTCACACTACGGCCGCCCCGACACCGTCGCCCGTTTCTTCCGCCGCCTCACCCATGCCGGCCTCTGGCACCGCCTCCTCCGCGCCCTGGCGGATGCACCCCCCTCCCACCCCCTCCGCCTGCTGCAACACGCCATCTGCCGCGCCGCCCGCCTCGCCGCGCGCCTCGGCGGCATGCCCCTCCTCATCCTGATCCGCCGCCTCGGCCTCCGCGCCGCGCTCCCCGCGCCCCCCTGGCTGCTCCCCGATCCCCTTTTGTCCGAAACCGTCGCCCGCCTGCTCCGCACCCTGCCGCTGACGCGCGAAAACCTCCGTTCCCTGATGGCCGTCGCCCGCACCGCCGGTGGCCGCCGCCGCATCCCCCGCTCCGTCCGCCTCTCCTGGCCATGAACCGCGCCCCGCGCGGCCTTGCCCCGCCGCACCGCACGGGCCTAAACCGGCCCTCGCATTCCCATTCAGCAAGGACCGGCGGCGAAATGCGTGTGAAGGACGTGAAGAAGGTTGTGCTGGCCTATTCGGGCGGCCTCGACA from Roseomonas gilardii includes the following:
- a CDS encoding LysR family transcriptional regulator; the protein is MPAQKRTPPTTTPPSNPPPPHTPAPRPRDPDRALADWDRLRTLLALRRGGTLSAAARSLGVDHTTIARRLDSLERDLDTPLFTRTPDGFTPTPTGEQLLAAAARMEAEVTGLLRRLDGAPCGLTGTIRLTTTPHLATSLIAPSLAPFLAQNPGLQVELVGDARAFDLSRREADLALRLSRPDTPGLVARRLGSLAFAFYAAAHDPRPFEDQPFLAYGDSVSHAAIHRHLADLVPPERIALRANSMHALQEAARTGLGATLLSCFSGESDPALRRLPAPRAMTPLPLWLLFHEDLRRSPRLRAAVAFLDSTIAAHRGALLPVGFPFDPLD
- a CDS encoding transposase, with protein sequence MEAIFHHAATPGAPWASLPSHYGRPDTVARFFRRLTHAGLWHRLLRALADAPPSHPLRLLQHAICRAARLAARLGGMPLLILIRRLGLRAALPAPPWLLPDPLLSETVARLLRTLPLTRENLRSLMAVARTAGGRRRIPRSVRLSWP
- a CDS encoding DMT family transporter codes for the protein MMRVPVWLQGGAMLAGTAVAWGGMFAVTKPLMGVVDPFTLTLLRYGVTAPVFLVLLVLVEGVGALRLEGRGWRLWWLGTLGFAGFGVLAFLGLRVAQPEHAAVIPATMPLIAVAVAAWRARRWPAGRVLLAVALGLAGVVLVVTRGAPLALVQGGAGRGEALIFIGAALWVFYTLGAAAFPGWSGLRYTALSCALGVLTILALDVAAFAGGWAQWPGGAVLAGAWPELGYLIGVASVLGVLGWNAGMRAMGAARGVLFINLVPVTAFVVAVVGGRVPVGAELAGVALVIGALVLNSLAGVARGAGAVPREAVVAAGCGARKAEMVVPGR
- a CDS encoding LysE family transporter → MITGHLASPHPLPALSSLLLFLLGYAAILAIPGPNLLAVGLVSALRGPRGAAPLCAGIALGAATLAAAIALTLEATARLPGLPGTLHGIGALLLLGTAASLAWPRPASPAPHAPTAGIPETPPARFQAEGLMAFGAGFCTAAANPVTTSFFAGAFAQLRAEGSGLVPLAIPGVALTALLFFLGIAQLLSRPLARRAALAWQRPLRLGAATLLAVLATAILVRPAPPPSPPPLVLIRTP
- a CDS encoding Bug family tripartite tricarboxylate transporter substrate binding protein, with product MSSRDLSRRAALGRTLGLAALAAPFVATSRPARSQAGWPTRPVTLVVGFPPGGQTDFAARIVQPGIGKVLGQTLVIENRGGAGGNLATEVVVRAKPDGYTLMASNSSPMAINPHTFPNMTVNPLEMVNIGLALRSAMVLCVHPSVPARNIAEFTAWVKAQKDIPDYGIASAGSLSHCTSELFRARAGLPAMQSIPYRGSGPAMQDFIAGRFPMMFDAASVVAPFVKANQIRAIMVTSEKRVPAFPDAATAQEQGLDDFIVSSWIGISGPRGTPPEVVARVNAALNEALSDPAVRDRITSQGDEPGGGTPESFDKLVRSDHARWGQVVKANNITSAG